Genomic segment of Pseudomonas syringae:
CTCATGCTTGAGGATCAGGCAATCATCGATGTTGGAGCGTCCAACGTTGAAGATTTTATGGCCAACCTGGAAGAGTTTGATGAAGCCCATGAGGAAGTCGACTACTTCGTGATCCCGGTCACTTCAGGCACCAAGGAGCAAAAAGAAACGGTCAGTATGATTAGTAGCCTGGCCACACTTGGCGTACCCCCTGAAAAAATTCTTATATTGTTCAACCGTGTCAAAAAGGACGTGAAAACAGAGTTTCCGATTATTTTTGCTTTTCACCAGCGCGCCAGTGCCTTCACGTTGAATACTGAATGTGCCGTGTTCGAGTCAGAACTGTTTGATGCTTTGTCTATTCACCGCATTTCAATGCAAAGCATTATGGACGATGACACAGACTACAAAGAACTTCTCAAGGACAAAGAGGCTAGCGCACAAGAGCGTGATCGTTGGTCTGATATGTACGGACTGAAGCTCTTGTGTAAAGGCGTAAACCGCAAGCTTGATGGGGTTTTCGCCGCTCTGTTTGGCCTTGAGGTGATCAAATGAGTGAACATGAAACTATTCCCTCTACAGCGCGTGATGCTCTGATCATTGAGCTTTTGAGTGATGTAGGTCGTTTGCACGATGATGTAAAACGTATTCCGAAGCTGCTTGAACTATCCATGAGGGAATCACTGGATATTGTGGCCGACGCTGTAGAAGATGCGGAAGACACCGCGTTGCTTTTGCAAGAAACGACGAAGGAAGTCATTCAAGCGACTGCCGCCAAAGCAGGTGTGGACGTCGCTCTTGAAATGTCCACGGCCATTCACCAGAGTTTAGAGCGAGTGTTCGAACCTGCTTTGCAGCGCGCAGCGATTAAAATCGATGGCTTGGAAAAGCGAGTCAGCGCTTTATCCGGCAATTTTCGTGACACCCAGGCCTCACGGTTCAACTACATTGTCCTGGCGGGATTTGTGGCTGTGAGTATCGCGGTGGTTTGTGCAATGGGGTGGGTAGCGATCAAGGCTCAGGATGTTAATGAAACCAATCGATGGTTTTATCACGAATACAAAAAACAGCAGGCTGTCATTGATACGCTACCATCTGCCATTAAAAAACAGTTTGCACAGTAACTACTGAGCCAACAACCATTCAACTGTCATGGCTTGGAAGTTCTGTTTGCGTCACTGATGACTTCGGCCCAGTTCGTGTTTTCCACCTCCTCCCTGATCTGCTTCATGCTTTGCCTGAAGTTGGCTTGTGGCGTGGTCTTCTCGCCATTCAGCAATGCGGGTTTGCTGACCTCTGCGCTGTCGCTTTTGTCAGGAAGGGGGTGTTTAACCTGTCCTGCTCGTTTGTGGCTTTTCCGAATTCTGTACAGCGCCTGGTCGAAGTGACGAAGGCTGATCTCTAGTCCGGTATCCAACAGTTTCTGATGAATCACCGTCCTGCTCACACCTGAGTTCAGGGCGTTTTCGATCACGTCATACAGATCGCGGATTTGCGCAGTGTACGACCT
This window contains:
- the stbB gene encoding StbB family protein → MKFIKKKVVVINYTGTVGKTTIAANLLWPRMGGAPLYAIESINETAENLGLDVEKLRGNAFRELFKRLMLEDQAIIDVGASNVEDFMANLEEFDEAHEEVDYFVIPVTSGTKEQKETVSMISSLATLGVPPEKILILFNRVKKDVKTEFPIIFAFHQRASAFTLNTECAVFESELFDALSIHRISMQSIMDDDTDYKELLKDKEASAQERDRWSDMYGLKLLCKGVNRKLDGVFAALFGLEVIK